A genome region from Cucumis sativus cultivar 9930 chromosome 4, Cucumber_9930_V3, whole genome shotgun sequence includes the following:
- the LOC101212636 gene encoding UPF0161 protein At3g09310 isoform X2 codes for MAVLPTTNCHTSQNLNPIFFAGRCHQRPCSAAGFSIRFNCRKLRRSLILSETRATSNSSANSDQDGEVDNLGVKAALSMLKFYKREISPLLPNSCRYLPTCSEYSMQAYKKYGVAKGTILTAWRLCRCNPLGNDLIQRERTR; via the exons ATGGCGGTTCTTCCCACCACAAACTGCCACACATCCCAAAACCTGAACCCAATCTTCTTCGCCGGCCGCTGCCATCAACGGCCCTGCTCTGCCGCCGGCTTCAGTATTCGATTTAATTGCCGGAAGCTCCGTCGCTCGTTAATCCTAAGCGAAACGCGCGCCACATCGAACTCAAGCGCGAACAGCGACCAAG ATGGCGAAGTGGACAATTTGGGGGTTAAAGCTGCACTATCCATGCTTAAATTCTACAAAC GAGAAATCTCACCGCTATTGCCAAATAGTTGTCGCTATTTACCCACATGTAGTGAGTATTCGATGCAAGCTTACAAGAAATACGGTGTTGCCAAGGGTACTATCTTGACTGCTTGGCGTCTCTGTCGCTGCAATCCCCTTGGTAATGATCTCATTCAAAGGGAACGAACAAGATGA